A genomic stretch from Bacteroidia bacterium includes:
- a CDS encoding VWA domain-containing protein codes for MLDFFNDISFASPEFFWLFTIFPIMIAWYIWKNKTQEAELQISSFDGFSGIKKSLKQPFRHVLFVLRIFVISLLIVALARPQSSSSYKNITTKGIDIVIAMDISGSMLSQDFKPSRIEASKSIAMNFIDSRPNDKIGLVIFSGESFTLCPLTTDHAVIKNLFSSVKTGMIDDGTAIGMGLATAVNRIKDDNSKSKVIILLTDGVNNMGAIAPLTAAEIAKTFGVRVYTIGIGTEGKALTPVAMLPNGQYQYAYQDVQIDEDLLSKIAVMTGGKYFRATDNEKLKNIYGEIDKMEKSRIEEKDFTNKEECFLPFAGLAAILLLLELLLKNIFFKRIP; via the coding sequence ATGTTGGATTTTTTTAACGACATATCTTTTGCAAGCCCTGAATTTTTCTGGCTGTTTACAATCTTTCCGATTATGATTGCATGGTATATCTGGAAAAATAAAACGCAAGAAGCTGAACTTCAAATTTCTTCGTTTGATGGATTTTCAGGTATTAAAAAAAGTTTAAAACAACCTTTCCGTCATGTTTTATTTGTGCTGAGAATTTTTGTTATTTCCTTGTTAATTGTAGCATTGGCACGTCCTCAATCAAGTTCGAGTTATAAAAACATTACAACAAAAGGAATTGACATTGTGATTGCGATGGACATTTCTGGAAGTATGCTTTCGCAAGATTTTAAACCAAGTCGAATCGAAGCTTCTAAATCCATTGCGATGAATTTTATTGACAGTCGCCCGAATGATAAAATAGGCTTGGTTATTTTTAGCGGAGAAAGTTTTACGCTCTGTCCGCTTACCACAGATCATGCGGTTATTAAAAATTTATTTTCATCTGTAAAAACAGGAATGATTGACGACGGAACCGCCATTGGTATGGGTTTGGCAACAGCGGTGAATCGTATCAAAGACGACAATTCGAAAAGTAAAGTCATTATTTTATTGACGGATGGCGTAAACAATATGGGCGCCATTGCACCACTTACTGCGGCAGAAATTGCCAAAACATTTGGAGTGCGTGTTTATACTATCGGAATCGGAACAGAAGGAAAAGCACTAACACCCGTTGCTATGTTGCCAAATGGACAGTATCAATACGCCTATCAAGATGTGCAGATTGACGAAGATTTACTCAGTAAAATTGCTGTCATGACTGGCGGAAAATATTTTAGAGCAACCGATAATGAAAAATTAAAAAATATTTACGGAGAAATTGATAAGATGGAAAAATCACGCATCGAAGAAAAAGATTTCACTAATAAAGAAGAATGTTTTCTACCTTTTGCAGGTTTGGCTGCGATATTATTGTTGTTAGAATTGCTTTTAAAAAATATTTTTTTCAAACGTATTCCATAA